From the Bacteroidia bacterium genome, one window contains:
- a CDS encoding sigma-54 dependent transcriptional regulator: protein MTDSEKEILIVDDEDLICFVLANLFKVHGFRTRTASRGEEALAMVTDHAPSLVVMDIRMPGLSGFDVLVRVKQINPDIPVILMTALAGVRDAVEAMKAGAFDYVAKPFNNDEMMDVVRRALESASKVADASVSEEDTPLHPLFTAMGDSAALRKLARHAARVASLNAPLLIIGDIGTGKRMVARIIHEMSGRPGAFVTLDCTGADPALLRHDLYGPAEPSPGRGRLELAAGGTLLIDEIAEPPALFQEVFADVLRTGQYSRDGGEHMINHDARVIFTCTAPQGSALEDLNISPYLLDVIGANLLLMPTLKDRREDIPHLAAMFVSQAAEELDKRGKDISAEAMQVLETYEWPGNVHQLKSAIRRALLNAKSHITIEDLDLPVLPRIARSADEAAFQVTESPLKDQVRRHISEIERQVLLDTLRKTGWNKARASRMLKVTYKTILKKIQEYNLEKPQ, encoded by the coding sequence GTGACAGACAGTGAAAAGGAAATATTGATCGTTGACGACGAAGATCTTATCTGCTTCGTCCTTGCGAATTTGTTCAAAGTCCATGGCTTCAGAACGCGTACCGCCTCGCGCGGGGAGGAAGCGCTCGCCATGGTCACCGATCACGCCCCTTCACTGGTCGTTATGGACATCCGCATGCCCGGATTAAGCGGTTTCGATGTGCTCGTACGCGTGAAACAGATCAATCCGGACATCCCCGTCATTCTCATGACTGCGCTTGCGGGTGTGCGTGATGCTGTGGAAGCAATGAAAGCGGGCGCCTTTGATTATGTGGCGAAGCCCTTCAATAACGATGAGATGATGGACGTCGTGCGTCGTGCGCTTGAGAGCGCCAGCAAGGTTGCTGATGCATCGGTTTCGGAAGAGGATACACCCCTGCATCCTCTCTTCACCGCCATGGGCGACAGCGCGGCTCTGCGCAAACTGGCTCGACACGCGGCACGGGTGGCCTCACTGAACGCTCCGTTGCTCATTATCGGGGATATCGGTACAGGGAAGCGCATGGTCGCGCGCATCATACACGAAATGAGCGGGAGACCAGGAGCGTTCGTGACGCTGGACTGCACGGGAGCGGATCCCGCGCTGCTGCGACATGACCTGTACGGTCCCGCGGAGCCCTCCCCGGGCCGGGGTCGCCTGGAACTTGCCGCGGGAGGCACACTGTTGATCGATGAAATCGCCGAACCACCCGCACTTTTTCAGGAGGTCTTCGCGGATGTGCTGCGTACCGGCCAATACTCGCGCGATGGGGGCGAACATATGATCAACCACGATGCGCGTGTTATCTTTACCTGTACCGCACCACAGGGGAGCGCATTGGAGGATTTGAACATCAGTCCGTATCTGCTCGACGTCATTGGCGCGAATCTTCTGCTGATGCCGACGCTGAAGGACAGGCGCGAAGATATCCCGCATCTCGCGGCAATGTTCGTTTCGCAAGCGGCGGAGGAACTCGACAAGCGCGGCAAGGACATCTCCGCGGAGGCGATGCAGGTGCTTGAGACCTACGAATGGCCGGGGAATGTCCATCAGCTGAAATCCGCCATCAGGCGTGCTCTGCTGAACGCAAAATCGCACATCACGATCGAGGATCTCGATCTTCCCGTGCTGCCGCGTATTGCGCGCAGCGCCGATGAAGCCGCCTTTCAAGTCACGGAATCACCGCTCAAGGACCAGGTACGCAGGCATATTTCGGAAATTGAACGCCAGGTGCTCCTCGACACATTGAGGAAAACCGGGTGGAACAAGGCGCGGGCCTCACGAATGCTCAAAGTCACGTATAAGACCATCCTGAAGAAAATTCAGGAATACAACCTCGAAAAACCGCAGTAA
- a CDS encoding T9SS type A sorting domain-containing protein, translating into MTCKSLASTAHWSSVFIIFFALTLSVVAQTVTWNGGATGSWDTPGNWSGSAVPTVNDNVQINGGSSGVVISLPSNRTVKALTVLGQVTLSSSTTTLTTGTLEVIGTLSLDRGTSTTTNSFLQTTTISLAGRILKAVGSNPVRIAAGGRISMIGVLDQHEPSYPAYIGEGVRTVITHTGTPFGSHVRFDGDLEFPPTNNKLFDLGIYDLYLGKNANLTISPTDGAGYIATTSTHSNTPVVGRLCREFDANSGPFLFPVGPSQSNGKYVPIRIGITGPVGTFGTANPFPYISVRVVAEKHPDNQQTNGSFNLYWVVKGYGMPDPICLNVDMTYHNYYRTGSPAPLYSARYTPNYESAMGIWDLTGSQISSSGGNVRFVNMGPCVPGFGDFTIAVEGSALPVELTSFSARYVREQVELKWQTATELNNYGFAIERSVDGKVWTEVDFVQGAGTSNSPRSYSWTDQLDEKLRGNEKLAYRLLQMDRDGRTEYSNIVYVTLGPAPAFVELHEAYPNPFNPATTVSFTLPEAMPVTVRVQNLLGQNVVTLLENASFEAGVHTVSFNGDRLPSGAYIVLLQAGDVVRHQRIVLSK; encoded by the coding sequence ATGACATGTAAGTCACTGGCGAGTACCGCACACTGGTCGAGTGTGTTCATCATCTTTTTTGCATTGACTTTGAGCGTGGTTGCGCAGACAGTTACCTGGAACGGTGGCGCAACAGGCAGTTGGGACACTCCGGGTAATTGGTCAGGCAGCGCTGTTCCAACCGTAAACGACAATGTTCAGATTAATGGAGGTTCGAGCGGAGTCGTGATATCGCTGCCGAGCAACCGGACCGTGAAAGCGCTAACAGTTCTCGGACAGGTAACTCTCTCCTCCTCGACAACCACCCTTACTACCGGTACGCTAGAGGTCATCGGAACATTGTCGCTTGATCGGGGCACTTCCACAACCACCAATTCTTTCTTGCAGACCACCACGATTTCGCTTGCAGGGAGGATTCTGAAAGCCGTAGGCTCGAATCCGGTTCGCATTGCGGCTGGCGGCAGAATCAGTATGATAGGTGTCCTCGATCAACATGAACCATCCTATCCGGCCTATATAGGTGAAGGCGTGCGCACTGTCATTACCCACACCGGGACTCCGTTCGGGAGCCACGTGCGCTTCGACGGTGATTTGGAATTTCCACCGACCAACAACAAATTATTCGATCTCGGCATCTATGATCTGTATCTCGGTAAAAACGCAAATCTGACCATTTCTCCCACGGATGGCGCCGGATACATCGCCACAACCAGCACGCACTCCAATACACCCGTGGTTGGTCGTCTCTGCCGTGAGTTCGATGCCAATAGCGGGCCGTTTCTTTTCCCCGTTGGGCCTTCGCAGAGTAATGGCAAGTATGTACCGATCCGCATTGGGATCACTGGTCCTGTAGGTACCTTCGGCACCGCCAATCCCTTTCCGTATATATCGGTGCGTGTGGTGGCGGAGAAACATCCGGATAATCAGCAGACGAATGGCAGTTTCAACCTGTACTGGGTCGTGAAGGGGTACGGAATGCCCGATCCCATCTGCCTGAATGTTGATATGACCTATCACAACTACTATCGTACCGGCAGTCCCGCGCCACTGTACTCCGCGCGCTATACACCGAATTACGAATCGGCTATGGGTATCTGGGATCTCACCGGTTCGCAAATCTCCTCCTCCGGCGGGAATGTCCGCTTTGTGAATATGGGACCGTGCGTGCCTGGTTTCGGCGATTTCACCATAGCGGTGGAAGGCAGTGCGCTGCCGGTGGAACTCACCTCTTTCTCCGCGCGCTATGTGCGCGAACAGGTGGAACTGAAATGGCAGACGGCGACGGAGCTCAACAACTACGGCTTCGCCATCGAACGCTCGGTGGACGGCAAGGTCTGGACGGAAGTGGACTTCGTGCAGGGCGCGGGTACCTCCAACAGTCCCCGCAGCTACAGCTGGACGGATCAGCTCGACGAAAAGCTCCGCGGTAACGAGAAATTGGCGTATCGTCTGCTGCAGATGGACCGCGACGGCAGAACCGAATATTCGAACATTGTGTACGTTACGCTCGGTCCGGCTCCCGCGTTCGTGGAACTGCACGAGGCCTATCCCAATCCCTTCAATCCGGCGACCACGGTGAGCTTCACGCTACCCGAGGCGATGCCCGTGACCGTGCGCGTGCAGAATCTGCTTGGTCAGAATGTGGTCACTCTGCTGGAAAACGCGTCGTTTGAGGCCGGTGTGCATACAGTGAGCTTCAATGGCGACAGACTGCCGAGCGGAGCGTATATCGTATTGCTGCAGGCCGGCGATGTCGTGCGGCATCAGCGTATCGTGCTGTCAAAGTAA